The Macaca fascicularis isolate 582-1 chromosome 11, T2T-MFA8v1.1 genome includes a region encoding these proteins:
- the MGP gene encoding matrix Gla protein, which produces MKSLVLLAILAALVVVTSCYESHESMESYELYPFINRRNANTFISPQQRWRAKVQERIRERSKPVHELNREACDDYRLCERYAMVYGYNAAYNRYFRERRGAK; this is translated from the exons ATGAAGAGCCTGGTCCTTCTCGCCATCCTGGCCGCCTTAGTGGTGGTAACTTCGTGTTATG aatCGCATGAAAGCATGGAATCTTATGAACTTT ATCCCTTCATTAACAGGAGAAATGCAAATACCTTCATATCCCCTCAGCAGAGATGGAGAGCTAAAGTCCAAGAAAG GATCCGAGAACGCTCTAAGCCTGTCCACGAGCTCAACAGGGAAGCCTGTGATGACTACAGACTTTGCGAACGCTATGCCATGGTTTATGGATACAACGCTGCCTATAATCGCTACTTCAGGGAGCGCCGAGGGGCCAAATGA